Proteins encoded together in one Solanum lycopersicum chromosome 7, SLM_r2.1 window:
- the TPS1 gene encoding trehalose-6-phosphate synthase isoform X1: MLMNVPGIITDFGGGGGEEEKGEVSPGVKNGSRRIIVANQLPVKAFCKDEKEGKKWCFEWDRYALDTLILQLKDGLSPDLEIVYVGCLKADVELNDQEEVANFLWEKFRCVPTFLSLDLINKYYHGFCKHYLWPLFHYMLPLTSSHGVRFDRSNWLAYVSANKIFADKVYEVINPDDDYVWIQDYHLMILPTMLRKKYSRIKVGFFLHSPFPSSEIYRTLPVRDEILRALLNCDLVGFQTFDYARHFLSCCSRMLGLDYQSKRGYIGIDYFGRTVTIKILPVGIHMGQIQNVMSLPDTAKKAKELKEKYEGKIVLLGIDDMDVFKGIGLKFLAMGHLLEQSPSLRGRVVLVQITNPPRSRGNDIREVEEEVKKIASEINTKYGKPGYEPIVCINGPVSTQDKIAHYAISECVVVNAVRDGMNLVPYEYTVSRESNSNLDKALGPGFNGGRRKSMIVVSEFIGCSPSLSGAIRVNPWDIESVATGMTSGAMMNDREKELRHEKHYRYVSSHDVAYWARSFDQDLKRACEDHYHKRCWGIGLGLGFRVVALGPNFKKLSVAHIVSSYKLTNSRLILLDYDGTMLPEDKVDKAPSQEVISVLNGLCSDPKNIVFIVSGRGRDTLSKWFSPCAELGLSAEHGYFTRWSKDSDWESRLVPADTEWKKVVLPIMKKYTEATDGSSIEQKESALVWHHLEADPDFGIWQAKELLDHLESVLANEPVVVKRGQHIVEVKPQDVSKGLVFQSLLSSMKSKGKSPDFVLCIGDDRSDEDMFESIASSLDNSSLPDNAEVFACTVGQKPSMAKYYLDDPAEVIKMLQGLSAASTAMQLPPKSPVHQLASVEDLSLVKNHASFV, encoded by the exons ATG TTGATGAATGTTCCAGGGATTATAACAGATTTTggtggaggaggaggagaagaagagaaggggGAAGTTTCACCTGGTGTGAAAAATGGGAGTAGAAGGATCATTGTAGCAAATCAGTTACCAGTGAAAGCTTTTTGTAAAGATGAAAAAGAGGGGAAAAAATGGTGTTTTGAATGGGACAGATATGCTTTAGATACATTGATTTTGCAGCTGAAAGATGGTTTGTCACCAGATTTGGAGATTGTTTATGTTGGTTGTTTAAAAGctgatgttgaattgaatgaTCAAGAAGAAGTTGCTAATTTCTTATGGGAGAAATTTAGGTGTGTACCAACTTTCTTGTCATTAGATTTGATAAACAAGTATTACCATGGCTTTTGTAAGCATTATTTATGGCCTTTGTTTCATTACATGTTGCCTTTAACATCTAGTCATGGTGTAAGATTTGATAGGTCTAATTGGTTGGCTTATGTATCAGCAAACAAGATTTTTGCTGATAAAGTTTATGAGGTGATTAATCCTGATGATGATTATGTTTGGATTCAAGATTATCATCTTATGATTTTGCCTACTATGTTGAGGAAAAAGTATAGTAGGATAAAAGTTGGGTTTTTCCTTCATAGTCCTTTCCCGTCGTCTGAAATTTATCGAACATTGCCTGTTAGGGATGAGATTTTAAGGGCTTTGTTGAATTGCGATCTTGTTGGTTTTCAGACATTTGATTATGCTAGACATTTCTTGTCATGTTGTAGTAGGATGTTAGGTTTGGATTATCAGTCAAAAAGGGGCTACATTGGTATCGACTATTTTGGTAGAACCGTGACTATTAAAATCCTTCCTGTTGGTATTCACATGGGGCAGATCCAAAATGTTATGTCTTTGCCTGATACAGCGAAAAAGGCgaaggaattgaaagagaagTATGAGGGGAAAATTGTGTTGTTAGGTATCGATGATATGGATGTGTTTAAAGGGATTGGTCTGAAGTTTTTAGCGATGGGACATCTTCTTGAGCAATCACCGTCGTTGAGGGGAAGGGTAGTGTTGGTTCAGATTACGAACCCTCCGAGAAGTAGAGGAAATGATATCAGAGAGGTTGAAGAAGAGGTCAAGAAGATTGCCAGTGAGATCAATACGAAATATGGTAAACCGGGGTATGAACCGATTGTCTGTATTAACGGTCCAGTTTCTACGCAGGACAAGATAGCTCACTATGCGATTTCTGAATGTGTTGTTGTTAATGCTGTTAGAGATGGAATGAATTTGGTGCCTTATGAGTATACAGTCTCTAGGGAGAGCAACAGTAATTTGGATAAGGCCTTGGGTCCAGGTTTTAATGGAGGACGACGAAAGAGTATGATTGTTGTTTCTGAGTTCATCGGCTGCTCGCCGTCTCTCAGCGGTGCCATCAGGGTCAATCCATGGGACATTGAGAGTGTAGCCACTGGTATGACTTCAGGAGCCATGATGAATGATAGGGAGAAAGAATTGCGTCATGAGAAGCACTATAGATATGTTTCTTCTCATGACGTTGCATATTGGGCGAGGAGTTTTGATCAAGATCTCAAGAGAGCTTGTGAAGATCATTATCACAAGAGATGTTGGGGTATTGGCCTTGGTCTTGGCTTCAGGGTTGTTGCGCTTGGGCCGAATTTCAAGAAGCTTTCGGTAGCCCATATCGTCTCTTCTTATAAATTGACAAACAGCAGGCTCATCCTACTCGACTATGATGGTACTATGTTACCAGAGGATAAAGTGGACAAAGCCCCAAGTCAAGAAGTCATCTCAGTTCTGAATGGTTTATGCAGTGATCCAAAGAACATCGTGTTTATCGTGAGCGGCAGGGGAAGGGATACGCTCAGCAAGTGGTTTTCTCCGTGTGCAGAACTTGGCTTATCAGCAGAGCATGGTTACTTcactag GTGGAGTAAGGATTCCGATTGGGAATCTCGTCTGGTACCTGCAGACACTGAGTGGAAAAAAGTGGTCTTGCCTATTATGAAGAAATACACCGAGGCAACAGATGGTTCTTCGATAGAGCAGAAGGAAAGTGCACTAGTGTGGCATCATCTTGAAGCTGATCCTGACTTTGGCATTTGGCAGGCTAAAGAGCTTCTTGATCATCTCGAGAGTGTGCTCGCTAATGAGCCTGTGGTTGTTAAACGAGGCCAGCACATTGTTGAGGTGAAACCACAG GATGTAAGCAAAGGTCTGGTGTTTCAAAGTCTCTTGTCATCGATGAAAAGCAAAGGGAAGTCACCCGATTTCGTGTTGTGCATAGGCGATGACAGATCAGATGAAGACATGTTTGAGAGCATTGCAAGTTCTTTAGACAACAGTTCTCTGCCTGATAATGCAGAAGTCTTTGCCTGCACCGTCGGGCAGAAACCGAGTATGGCTAAGTACTATCTTGATGATCCAGCTGAAGTTATAAAAATGCTTCAAGGCCTTTCAGCAGCTTCTACAGCAATGCAGCTACCACCTAAGTCACCGGTCCATCAACTCGCCTCTGTCGAAGATCTCTCCCTAGTTAAGAATCATGCATCCTTTGTATAG
- the TPS1 gene encoding trehalose-6-phosphate synthase (The RefSeq protein has 2 substitutions compared to this genomic sequence), giving the protein MLSRSCFNLLNLDDCSVTDRARIPKLMNVPGIITDFGGGGGEEEKGEVSPGVKNGSRRIIVANQLPVKAFCKDEKEGKKWCFEWDRYALDTLILQLKDGLSPDLEIVYVGCLKADVELNDQEEVANFLWEKFRCVPTFLSLDLINKYYHGFCKHYLWPLFHYMLPLTSSHGVRFDRSNWLAYVSANKIFADKVYEVINPDDDYVWIQDYHLMILPTMLRKKYSRIKVGFFLHSPFPSSEIYRTLPVRDEILRALLNCDLVGFQTFDYARHFLSCCSRMLGLDYQSKRGYIGIDYFGRTVTIKILPVGIHMGQIQNVMSLPDTAKKAKELKEKYEGKIVLLGIDDMDVFKGIGLKFLAMGHLLEQSPSLRGRVVLVQITNPPRSRGNDIREVEEEVKKIASEINTKYGKPGYEPIVCINGPVSTQDKIAHYAISECVVVNAVRDGMNLVPYEYTVSRESNSNLDKALGPGFNGGRRKSMIVVSEFIGCSPSLSGAIRVNPWDIESVATGMTSGAMMNDREKELRHEKHYRYVSSHDVAYWARSFDQDLKRACEDHYHKRCWGIGLGLGFRVVALGPNFKKLSVAHIVSSYKLTNSRLILLDYDGTMLPEDKVDKAPSQEVISVLNGLCSDPKNIVFIVSGRGRDTLSKWFSPCAELGLSAEHGYFTRWRKDSDWESRLVPADTEWKKVVLPIMKKYTEATDGSSIEQKESALVWHHLEADPDFGIWQAKELLDHLESVLANEPVVVKRGQHIVEVKPQDVSKGLVFQSLLASMKSKGKSPDFVLCIGDDRSDEDMFESIASSLDNSSLPDNAEVFACTVGQKPSMAKYYLDDPAEVIKMLQGLSAASTAMQLPPKSPVHQLASVEDLSLVKNHASFV; this is encoded by the exons ATGTTGTCAAGATCTTGTTTCAATCTGCTTAATCTTGATGACTGTTCTGTTACTGATCGGGCTCGAATCCCAAAGTTGATGAATGTTCCAGGGATTATAACAGATTTTggtggaggaggaggagaagaagagaaggggGAAGTTTCACCTGGTGTGAAAAATGGGAGTAGAAGGATCATTGTAGCAAATCAGTTACCAGTGAAAGCTTTTTGTAAAGATGAAAAAGAGGGGAAAAAATGGTGTTTTGAATGGGACAGATATGCTTTAGATACATTGATTTTGCAGCTGAAAGATGGTTTGTCACCAGATTTGGAGATTGTTTATGTTGGTTGTTTAAAAGctgatgttgaattgaatgaTCAAGAAGAAGTTGCTAATTTCTTATGGGAGAAATTTAGGTGTGTACCAACTTTCTTGTCATTAGATTTGATAAACAAGTATTACCATGGCTTTTGTAAGCATTATTTATGGCCTTTGTTTCATTACATGTTGCCTTTAACATCTAGTCATGGTGTAAGATTTGATAGGTCTAATTGGTTGGCTTATGTATCAGCAAACAAGATTTTTGCTGATAAAGTTTATGAGGTGATTAATCCTGATGATGATTATGTTTGGATTCAAGATTATCATCTTATGATTTTGCCTACTATGTTGAGGAAAAAGTATAGTAGGATAAAAGTTGGGTTTTTCCTTCATAGTCCTTTCCCGTCGTCTGAAATTTATCGAACATTGCCTGTTAGGGATGAGATTTTAAGGGCTTTGTTGAATTGCGATCTTGTTGGTTTTCAGACATTTGATTATGCTAGACATTTCTTGTCATGTTGTAGTAGGATGTTAGGTTTGGATTATCAGTCAAAAAGGGGCTACATTGGTATCGACTATTTTGGTAGAACCGTGACTATTAAAATCCTTCCTGTTGGTATTCACATGGGGCAGATCCAAAATGTTATGTCTTTGCCTGATACAGCGAAAAAGGCgaaggaattgaaagagaagTATGAGGGGAAAATTGTGTTGTTAGGTATCGATGATATGGATGTGTTTAAAGGGATTGGTCTGAAGTTTTTAGCGATGGGACATCTTCTTGAGCAATCACCGTCGTTGAGGGGAAGGGTAGTGTTGGTTCAGATTACGAACCCTCCGAGAAGTAGAGGAAATGATATCAGAGAGGTTGAAGAAGAGGTCAAGAAGATTGCCAGTGAGATCAATACGAAATATGGTAAACCGGGGTATGAACCGATTGTCTGTATTAACGGTCCAGTTTCTACGCAGGACAAGATAGCTCACTATGCGATTTCTGAATGTGTTGTTGTTAATGCTGTTAGAGATGGAATGAATTTGGTGCCTTATGAGTATACAGTCTCTAGGGAGAGCAACAGTAATTTGGATAAGGCCTTGGGTCCAGGTTTTAATGGAGGACGACGAAAGAGTATGATTGTTGTTTCTGAGTTCATCGGCTGCTCGCCGTCTCTCAGCGGTGCCATCAGGGTCAATCCATGGGACATTGAGAGTGTAGCCACTGGTATGACTTCAGGAGCCATGATGAATGATAGGGAGAAAGAATTGCGTCATGAGAAGCACTATAGATATGTTTCTTCTCATGACGTTGCATATTGGGCGAGGAGTTTTGATCAAGATCTCAAGAGAGCTTGTGAAGATCATTATCACAAGAGATGTTGGGGTATTGGCCTTGGTCTTGGCTTCAGGGTTGTTGCGCTTGGGCCGAATTTCAAGAAGCTTTCGGTAGCCCATATCGTCTCTTCTTATAAATTGACAAACAGCAGGCTCATCCTACTCGACTATGATGGTACTATGTTACCAGAGGATAAAGTGGACAAAGCCCCAAGTCAAGAAGTCATCTCAGTTCTGAATGGTTTATGCAGTGATCCAAAGAACATCGTGTTTATCGTGAGCGGCAGGGGAAGGGATACGCTCAGCAAGTGGTTTTCTCCGTGTGCAGAACTTGGCTTATCAGCAGAGCATGGTTACTTcactag GTGGAGTAAGGATTCCGATTGGGAATCTCGTCTGGTACCTGCAGACACTGAGTGGAAAAAAGTGGTCTTGCCTATTATGAAGAAATACACCGAGGCAACAGATGGTTCTTCGATAGAGCAGAAGGAAAGTGCACTAGTGTGGCATCATCTTGAAGCTGATCCTGACTTTGGCATTTGGCAGGCTAAAGAGCTTCTTGATCATCTCGAGAGTGTGCTCGCTAATGAGCCTGTGGTTGTTAAACGAGGCCAGCACATTGTTGAGGTGAAACCACAG GATGTAAGCAAAGGTCTGGTGTTTCAAAGTCTCTTGTCATCGATGAAAAGCAAAGGGAAGTCACCCGATTTCGTGTTGTGCATAGGCGATGACAGATCAGATGAAGACATGTTTGAGAGCATTGCAAGTTCTTTAGACAACAGTTCTCTGCCTGATAATGCAGAAGTCTTTGCCTGCACCGTCGGGCAGAAACCGAGTATGGCTAAGTACTATCTTGATGATCCAGCTGAAGTTATAAAAATGCTTCAAGGCCTTTCAGCAGCTTCTACAGCAATGCAGCTACCACCTAAGTCACCGGTCCATCAACTCGCCTCTGTCGAAGATCTCTCCCTAGTTAAGAATCATGCATCCTTTGTATAG